Proteins found in one Bdellovibrionales bacterium genomic segment:
- a CDS encoding MobC family plasmid mobilization relaxosome protein, translating into MSDEKYKRTRPFRLHMRLSANENERLEKESRDIGKSKAELVRELCFSKPSRTILMSIPQFDKLISELKRIGNNINQLAHKANMGDIVLDKNFVAVQEEMHQILMFMRLANGLR; encoded by the coding sequence TTGAGTGATGAAAAATATAAACGGACAAGGCCGTTTCGATTACACATGAGGTTGAGCGCCAATGAAAATGAACGTCTTGAAAAGGAATCGAGAGATATTGGAAAAAGTAAGGCAGAACTGGTGCGTGAGTTATGCTTTAGTAAACCGTCACGAACGATTTTAATGTCTATTCCTCAATTCGATAAGCTCATATCGGAGTTAAAGCGTATCGGTAACAATATCAACCAACTCGCCCATAAAGCGAATATGGGCGACATCGTTTTAGATAAAAACTTTGTCGCCGTTCAGGAAGAAATGCACCAGATTTTGATGTTTATGAGGCTTGCGAATGGCTTACGTTAA
- a CDS encoding helix-turn-helix domain-containing protein: MDSAALQAEKFFDNKIELDRISHQTGVPLKYLVQLFSSRWFLEWHFEECLVSKEQLSEKLDISVSFVNKLMRIEGLPHVKLGKLVRFRISDIQSWLQRRRMP; encoded by the coding sequence ATGGATTCGGCCGCTCTACAAGCGGAAAAGTTCTTTGATAACAAAATAGAATTGGACAGGATTTCACATCAGACAGGAGTCCCTCTAAAATATCTGGTTCAGTTATTTTCGAGCCGCTGGTTTTTGGAATGGCATTTTGAAGAGTGCTTAGTATCTAAAGAACAGTTAAGCGAAAAACTGGATATTTCGGTGAGCTTTGTAAACAAGCTCATGCGTATTGAGGGATTGCCTCATGTGAAATTAGGCAAATTGGTACGATTTCGTATTAGCGACATCCAGTCATGGCTCCAACGTAGGAGGATGCCATGA
- a CDS encoding relaxase/mobilization nuclease domain-containing protein, which translates to MAYVKVIRNKDVFGLVDYIFRGREPSDPVIYYDCMEGDVIEQMQFTKARFGKENNDCIHIVQSFSEEDSKLLSSDSYAEIGANLIKSQFPGHEFVVVMHTDTDRIHNHIVVNPVHGETGKKILNKFRVLYDLRDASDRLSVERGLSVIDSQSILKWDRHTDDIRAIKKRGGFSWVIDLKEKCDFARRLSTSFDEYAGILNQFGIEVRVEQKNVQYHYPGHRQKRGGTKGLGRNYTKEGLVEQFRDNYGKFYELGFKTKPIADVNFSDSWKFHRGIEKYIIPEYRIKDSVLPMDVFKKINELDLVQLCRDRKIDLSRNDDGTHSIVGRPYINILEHGWFHTQRGTNGTQLEFLSYLKEEDFLTVLKEFDNSGRIEKLAEQISLNKPSFQAFYLKKSVQGNESFEQMKLAQNLGFSSAAVSSLLKKSKVKFYPNGRLKLYVRNFKNVSLTFHKLADNWICRKHRGINQLFYTSLSSQKKSVLIIDPINLLSSPNILRNIERDTLPFNLVVPLKPLSDFLQEHKETFRGRSNVYVHKGPLRLDWGNTENSARKQIEQDRLMKELGIGYGSIDELLREILIKPLEI; encoded by the coding sequence ATGGCTTACGTTAAAGTTATTCGGAATAAAGATGTTTTTGGCTTGGTGGATTACATCTTTCGGGGTCGAGAACCATCAGATCCGGTCATCTATTACGATTGCATGGAAGGTGATGTTATTGAGCAAATGCAATTTACGAAAGCTCGCTTTGGGAAAGAGAATAATGATTGCATACATATTGTTCAATCTTTTAGCGAAGAAGATAGTAAATTGCTTTCATCCGACAGTTACGCGGAAATTGGGGCTAATCTTATTAAATCCCAATTTCCTGGGCATGAGTTTGTGGTGGTCATGCACACGGACACTGACCGCATACACAATCATATCGTAGTCAATCCGGTACATGGTGAGACTGGTAAGAAGATACTGAATAAGTTTCGGGTTTTATATGATCTGCGGGATGCCAGCGACAGGCTAAGTGTAGAGCGAGGTTTATCCGTCATTGATAGCCAGTCCATATTAAAATGGGATCGTCACACTGATGACATTCGCGCGATTAAGAAACGTGGTGGTTTTTCGTGGGTCATTGATCTTAAGGAAAAATGCGATTTTGCACGACGATTATCTACAAGTTTTGATGAGTATGCTGGCATATTAAATCAGTTTGGCATCGAGGTCAGAGTCGAGCAAAAGAACGTCCAATACCACTACCCAGGTCACAGGCAGAAGCGCGGTGGTACAAAAGGACTTGGACGCAACTACACCAAGGAAGGCTTGGTAGAACAATTCCGAGATAATTATGGGAAGTTTTACGAGCTTGGTTTTAAAACTAAGCCCATAGCTGACGTTAATTTTTCCGATAGCTGGAAGTTTCATCGTGGGATCGAAAAATACATAATTCCCGAATACAGAATTAAAGATTCTGTGCTTCCAATGGATGTGTTTAAAAAAATCAATGAGCTTGATCTCGTGCAACTTTGTCGAGATCGCAAGATTGATTTATCCAGAAATGACGATGGCACCCATTCAATCGTTGGGCGTCCGTACATTAATATATTGGAACATGGATGGTTTCATACGCAGAGAGGGACAAACGGTACTCAACTGGAGTTTTTGAGTTATTTGAAAGAGGAAGATTTTTTAACCGTACTCAAAGAGTTCGATAATTCTGGGCGTATTGAAAAACTAGCGGAACAAATTTCTCTGAATAAACCGTCTTTCCAGGCGTTTTATCTTAAGAAATCCGTTCAAGGAAACGAGTCTTTTGAGCAAATGAAATTGGCTCAAAATCTAGGTTTTTCCTCCGCAGCCGTCAGCTCTCTGCTTAAGAAGTCAAAAGTAAAATTTTATCCAAACGGAAGATTAAAACTTTATGTGAGAAATTTTAAGAATGTCAGTCTCACTTTTCATAAATTGGCTGACAATTGGATTTGTCGAAAACATCGAGGAATCAATCAGCTTTTTTATACGAGTTTATCAAGCCAGAAAAAAAGTGTTCTCATTATTGATCCGATCAATCTTTTGTCGTCTCCAAATATATTGAGAAATATTGAGAGAGACACCCTCCCTTTTAATTTGGTAGTTCCTTTAAAACCGTTGAGCGACTTTTTGCAGGAACACAAAGAAACCTTCAGAGGTCGCTCCAATGTTTATGTCCATAAAGGTCCATTGAGATTGGACTGGGGAAATACTGAAAACTCCGCAAGGAAACAGATAGAGCAAGATCGCCTTATGAAAGAACTGGGGATTGGTTATGGTTCGATTGATGAATTGCTAAGAGAGATTTTAATTAAACCACTTGAAATATAA